The DNA region CTTCCATTTTGGTTACTGACTGGTCAGCGGGGGGGATTAGTAATTGTGGAAAAGAAAGACGAAATAGAGTTTGTATACAAACTCAAAAAAGTCGCTGAGTACTTAAGGTATTAGATTGGTTCATTAAATTAATAGTACAAAATGGATAGTCCAAAAAATTTTGACTCTGTACCATGCATTTCACTATTATTAGTAAACAATAATGGAATAATTCCTTCATATTCATAGAAATAGGGGACATAATTCACATGGATATTGTAAGTCTCGCTTGGGCTGCTTTAATGGTAGTCTTTACGTTTTCTCTTTCACTTGTAGTATGGGGAAGAAGTGGACTCTAGAAatattccttaattaattaCTCATTGAGTTTTTAGTTGAGGAATAAAACTGTATCATTTGTTTTAGATTTATAGATCGCTCCAGAAagtgtttttcatttttaattaaagataataaagaaatgtcaataaaagaaatatttaaCTAATTCCCATGTTTATATTTCGATTCGAAACGAAATGAAATCTAGATGATAGGAAATAGATTTGATTTTGTTGTGCTTTATCGATTTCTTTCATATCGGGTTTTACGTGTTAAAAATGGATGAGGTTTActatttctttttcatttcaaaaagaTCGAAGAAGTTTCCACACCATAGAACTCTTTCAAGCATCTATCCACTCGTCAATCAATTCAATTACTTTACTTCTTGAGTTGGCAATGATAAAAAAAGATTACTAAGTTGGTTTTTTTATTAAGATATACCATATTTTTAAGATATAccatatttttctttctttgattCTTTTGGCAGATACTGCGTTTATATTTTAAAGAACCCGAAATCGCAGAATTCGAGCTATAAAATAAACGTAAGGTAAGAGTTGCCTTTCGATTAGTTCGGATTGATCAGACTGAATCCAAATGGATCAAATAGATGGAGCAAAAAAAGAGAATTGAGGTCGATATGTACATACCATATATGAAGATATATATTGTGGATTGATCGATATTCAATTAAGTCTGTATCTTTATTCGAGTTATAGGACAACTTCctacacgaaaaaaaaaacactaatcgAATTAATAGTATGGTAGAAAGATTCATATGAATCTTTCTACCATACTATTAAATCTCATTGAATATTGCTGATTCTATCCTGCTCATTTCAATTAATAAATGAAATtggaattttattttgatttttcaatcatttaTAAAGAACTAAGAAgtcaagtttcattcaaattaatcaTTTTGGCTGACcgtttttacataaataataagtaaaaaagCAGTAGGAACTAGAATGAATAGTGCAGTAGCAATAAATGCGAGAATATTTACTTCCATAATCTCATCGTTTTTTTACTTCGCATTAACTCGGGATTTAATCCCATAGAGATGATAAAAATTTTACCTGCAAATTTGAATTCAATGGAATGAATTACTTCTTCATGATATTGAATCAGATTAATATCATGAATAACAATATCTAAGCTATCATATCAATTCGCCGTCGCGAATTGAATAGTATAACATAGGAATATCTTTTATCCATActgaatccaaaaaaaaaatgggatttGTCATCTAATCAACAATTCCGTTATTTAgcattcttttttttattctttttccaTAATCTGTCGTCTTCCTTGTACAATCAACCATCTAATGAAGTTTCACTTTTCCTTTTCCACTCACACTGGTTACAAAACCcccaaaacaataaataaaaaatagaatattctagcaaattcattttcattatttttttaggaTGTTTGTTCTTAGAACTTTTACTTaataaaactttaataaaaaaaaattacaaacaaaagtcttattttttatttagtattattaataattaaaaatggaaaattaagaaaaaacgaAAAAAGGATTCTTCAGTACTTCATTACAAAGAGTCTAAAAAGGAGGGGATAGGATCTTTCTTTGATCCTTCTTTTCTTAATATCGCTCCTCCTTTTCGTGAATTGAATACTAGGGCGCATATATGAAAAGTTCAACGTGAAATTTGAATGAGATAAAATGTTTGAACTTGAAATTGGTTAGTCTTAATGATTCAGATGGGACAAAACTGGGAACAGAAAGAGAGATTAGATTAATTGGAAAAGTATTTTGTcaagataattttaataacaaaaaaaaatgggtATGAGTCTAGTACTAAATATCTCTTCTAGGAATCAGTTCTAGCTCAAATACTGAAAATTATTCGATTTGTTTGATAAGAAACAACTAAAAAAtccaaaaggaaaaaataacTAAGAATCATCAAATGAATTCCTATTGAAAGTCAAATTCTATTGTTGTCCTTTTCCAAAAAAGTGGAAAGATGAGtggatatatttttttattttattattggatCCTTCGGGACTGACGGGGCTCGAACCCGCAGCTTCCGCCTTGACAGGGCGGTGCTCTAACCAATTGAACTACAATCCCAGGGAACTACCGTATAGAGTATCCAgtttttttatgatttgattgaaaatatttCGAGTTAGCATTTTGGTGTTGTAACAGAGCCACAAGTGATATATTGATCTCCACGTGAATATACACTTTAGTGAGAACAACACCAATTACTAGTAAATTTTCCTTGTTTCAAAATCAAGTGAGAATAAATCtttcaataaagaaaaagggttttctttttttttttctatttagagtttaaatatttaaacttaaagATTATAACATAATCTCAATCTAGATCAAAATTTCCATTTCcctgaacaaaaaaaaatatagtatataGCAGAAAATTGGATTCTTTTTATTATCCTTTTCggaagaacaaataaaatatcTTCATCTCATAATGGATGAGCGAATTATTGGGCCGAGCTGGATTTGAACCAGCGTAGACATATTGCCAACGAATTTACAGTCCGTCCCCATTAACCGCTCGGGCATCGACCCAGGAAGAATCAATTCAATTTTAGGCTTATTCATAATCTATGATCAACTTCCTTTTGTAGTACCCTACCCCCAGGGGAAGTCGAATCCCTGTTGTCTCCTTGAAAGAGAAATGTCCTGAACCACTAGACGATGGGGGCATACGTGCCCAACTGCCATCATACTATGAACATAGTATGAGCagttttttgaaattttcaatATAATAGAATGGAATAATTCGATTCACAAGGATCTTTCCAGATTCTATGATTCCATAGAATTCTTTTgtcatttcaatttaatttaggaATTATTCATTCTAACCATTCGCTATAAAATATAGAATAGAAttctatattttataatttaaatctaATAGTAATTAATATAGAACTCGAGATAATATGAAATGAAAGAATCCTTTCATTAAGGGATTTGTCtactataaaaagaaaaaaaatcaggtAGGTGTAAGTTAAACAAAACCCATTACTACTACCTAATCCGGATTTCAAAACGAGTCCCTAACTACTCTCCATCTACTTAATGTATTGTATAGTATATAATAAGTTAGCGTATGTAATATATGTACATAGATCTATTTTCTATGTATATACATAGTGACTCGGCCAAGAATTGGCTAAAAGGGCCCTTTTAACTCAGTGGTAGAGTAACGCCATGGTAAGGCGTAAGTCATCGGTTCAAATTCGATAAGGGGCTTTTCATAAAACCCCATTATATTTGAACGGGGAATACAgatatattgatatttttaacGTACAAAGTAAACAACTTTCTaagtataataatttatacttaGGTTATAACTATAGTAGTTATAAAGTTGAACTAAAATTCATTATATTATAATGATAAGATAAGTCGTTTCTCGAATCAGCAACTATTcctattttctattatttaaatCAAATTCATTGAAATGGAAAGATTCGAAATCAACAAATGAAAAAGTAAGTGGACCTAACCTATTGAATCATGACTATACCCGCTATTCTGATATTCAAATTTGATAGAGATTCAATTGGAACAGTtgaccttttattttttttttctttaaactcTGCATGAATTTGTCGATATTTCCGATTAAATCTTTGTATTCCTAGCTGAATAAATTGGCTAGTCTTTTCCTCCTAGAGAGTCGAAAACTTTTATTACAACTCACAACAAAAAAAGCCATTTTCcatatctttattttctttgatttcaaAACGGAATGAATTTCGATCTTATCTATCGAATAAGATTTCGATATAGTGTGGTTTCATGTACCAACTATCTCTATATCTATGCATCCCGTATTTATGTTCCGACAATGGGATGGAGACTGCATGTGTGAAAGAAACTTTCATTTCAAGTTTCctattttttacttaaatttaaATTCCATACGATATTcaataaacaatcaaaaaatAGGAAATTCGATCTTTTTTGAATagataaaaagtaaatagaaaaatattcgaAGTATCTTTCTTTTTTCGACCCGTGAAAATGAAACAATATATTCTGACATTTCCGACTGAtctgaaagaaaaaaatgaactataaacagacaaaaaataaacatataagGAAGAGTCTCTAAAGATAGTTATTTCTTTATACTCCATTTTACGAACAAGATGCAACAATAAGCTTAATTTAATTAGGTTTTCGGTTAAAAGGGTTGGTTTGAAGATCAATCCATAGGGAGAGAGGAGATCTGTTGTTCCTTGAAGAACTCATTTAAAAATGAGTAGTTGGGtctaataagttaaaattaagaaataattaaatttaggaATTCACTTTAACTTTAACCTAAGTTAATTTATGAACCACTAAAGGATTTTTTTTTCGAAACCCTATAGCTTTAGGGTCAGTGTACGAGaaatcaaatcatccataaatgAAATGATCAAGTTCTCGGACTCCAAAAAAAACTATGGGGTGCTCGGAAATGGTTGAAGTAGTTGAATAGGAGGATCACTATGACTATAGCCGTTGGTAAATTTACCAAAGACGAAAATgaattatttgatattatggatgACTGGTTACGGAGGGACCGTTTCGTTTTTGTAGGTTGGTCTGGTCTATTGCTCTTTCCTTGTGCTTATTTCGCTTTAGGAGGTTGGTTTACGGGTACAACCTTTGTAACTTCATGGTATACCCATGGATTGGCCAGTTCTTATTTGGAAGGCTGCAATTTCTTAACCGCAGCGGTTTCTACTCCTGCTAATAGTTTAGCACACTCTTTATTGTTACTATGGGGTCCTGAAGCACAAGGGGATTTTACTCGTTGGTGTCAATTAGGCGGCCTGTGGACTTTCGTTGCTCTTCATGGTGCTTTCGCACTAATaggttttatgttacgtcagtTCGAACTTGCTCGATCTGTTCAATTGCGCCCTTATAATGCAATCGCATTCTCTGGTCCAATTGCTGTTTTTGTTTCTGTATTCCTAATTCATCCATTAGGTCAGTCTGGTTGGTTTTTTGCACCTAGTTTTGGTGTAGCAGCTATATTTAGattcattcttttttttcaagGGTTTCATAACTGGACGCTGAACCCATTTCATATGATGGGAGTTGCCGGTGTATTGGGCGCTGCTCTGCTATGCGCTATTCATGGTGCTACTGTAGAAAATACTTTATTTGAGGATGGTGATGGGGCAAATACATTCCGGGCTTTTAACCCAACTCAAGCTGAAGAAACTTATTCAATGGTTACCGCTAACCGCTTTTGGTCCCAAATCTTTAGGGTTGCTTTTTCCAATAAACGTTGGTTACATTTCTTTATGTTATTTGTACCAGTAACCGGTTTATGGATGAGTGCTCTTGGGGTAGTCGGTCTGGCCTTGAACCTACGTGCCTACGACTTGGTTTCCCAGGAAATTTGTGCAGCTGAAGATCCTGAATTTGAAACTTTCTACACCAAAAATATTCTCTTAAACGAAGGTATTCGTGCTTGGATGGCGGCTCAAGATCAGCCTCATGAAAACCTTATATTCCCTGAGGAGGTTCTACCCCGTGGAAACGCTCTTTAATGGAACTTTAACTTTAGCCGGCCGTGACCAAGAAACCACCGGTTTCGCTTGGTGGGCCGGGAATGCTCGACTTATCAATTTATCCGGTAAACTGCTTGGAGCTCATGTAGCCCATGCCGGATTAATCGTATTCTGGGCCGGAGCAATGAACCTACTTGAAGTGGCTCATTTCGTACCAGAGAAGCCGatgtatgaacaaggattaattttaCTTCCCCACCTAGCGACTCTAGGTTGGGGGCTAGGTCCCGGTGGAGAAGTTATAGATACTTTTCCATACTTTGTATCTGGAGTACTTCACTTAATTTCGTCGGCTATATTAGGCTTTGGTGGTATTTATCATGCACTTCTGGGCCCTGAGACTCTTGAAGAATCTTTTCCATTCTTCGGTTATGTGTGGAAAGATCGAAATAAAATGACCAAAATTTTGGGCATTCACCTAATCTTTTTAGGTATCGGTGCTTTTCTTCTAGTATTCAAGGCTCTTTATTTTGGAGGCGTATATGATACCTGGGCTCCAGGAGGCGGAGATGTAAGAAAAATTACCAACGTCACCCTTAGTCCaagtattatatatacatatatatatatatatatatatatatatatatatatatatatatatatatatatatatatatatatatatatatatacacatatatatatatatatatatatatatatatatatatatatatatatacatatatatatataaacatatatatacatatatctatatatatatatatatatatatatatatatatatatatatatatatatatatatatatatatatatatatatatatataaacatatatatacatatatctatacatatatatatacatatatatatatatatatatatatatatatatatatatatctgtgtgtgtgtgtatatatatatatatatatatatatatatatatatatatatatatatatatatatatatatatatatatatatatatacatatatatatatattagtatatatatacatatatatatatatatattagtatatgtatatatatatatatatatatatatatatatatatatatatatatatatatatatatatatatatatatatatatatatatatatatatatatatatttatatatatatatatgtatatatatatatatatatatatatatatatgtatatatatatatatatatatatatatatatatatatatatatatatatatatatatatatattatatgtatatatatatatatatatgtatatatatatatatatatatatatatatatatatatatatatatatatatatatatatatacgatatatatatataaacatatatatacatatatctatacatatatatatacatatatatatatatatatatatatatatatatatatatatatatatatatatatatatatatatatatatatatatgcacatatatatatatatatatatatatatgtatatatatatatatatatatatacaaatacatatatatatatattatatatatatatatatatatatatatatatatgtatatatatataaatatatatgtatatatatatatatatatatatatatatatatatatatatatatatatatatatatatatatatatatatatatatatatatatatatatacatatatatatataaacatatatatacatatatctatatatatatatatacatatatatatatatatatatatatatatatatatatatatatatatatatatatatatatatatatatatatatatgtatatgtatatatatatatatatatatatatatatatatatacatattatatatatatatatatatatatatatatatgtatatatatatatatatatatatatatatatatatatatatatatatatatatatatatatatatatatatgtatatatatatatatatatatatatatatatatatattatatatatatatatatatatatatatatatatatatatatatatatttatgtatatatatatatatatatatatatgtatatatatatatatatatatatatatatatatatatatatatatatatatatgtatatatatatatatatatatatatatataatatatatatatatatatatatatatatatatatatatatatatatatatatataatatatatatatatatatatatatatatatatatatatatatatatatatataatataatatatatatatatatatatatatatatatataatatatatatatatatatatatatatatatatatatatatgcacatatatatatatgtatatatatatatatacaaatatatatatatatatatatatatatatatatatatatatatgtatatatatataaatatatatgtatatatatatatatatatatatatatatatatatatatatatattatatatatatatgtatatatatatgtatatgtatatatttataaatatataattatatatatatatatatatatatatatatatatatatatatatttatatatgtatatatatatatatgtatatatatatatatatatatatatatatatatatatatatatatatatattatatatatagtatgtatgtatatatatatatatgtatatatatatatatatatattatatatatatatattatatatatatatataatatttaaatatatatatatatatatgcacacacatatatatatatatatatatatatatatatatatatatatatatatatatataaatatatatatatatatgtatatatatatatatatatacatatatatatatatatgtatatatatataaatatatatatatatatatatatatatatatatatatatatatatatatatatatatatatatacattatatatatatatatatatatatatatatatatatataatatatatatatatataatatatatatatatatatatatatatatatatatatatatatatatatataaatcatatatatacatatatctatacatatatatatacatatatatatatatatatatatatatatatatatatatataatatatatatatatatatatatatatatatattataatatatatatatacatatatatatataaacatatatatacatatatctatacatatctatatacatatatatatatatatatatatatatatatatatatatatatatatatatatatatatgcacatatataaatatatatatatatatatatatatatatatatatgtatatatatatatatatatacaaatatatatatatatatgtatatatatatatatatatatatgtatatatatataaatatatatgtatatatatatatatatatatattatatatatatatatatatatatatatatatatatatatatatatatatacatatatatataaacatatatatacatatatctatatatatatatacatatatatatatatatatatatatatatatatatatatatatgaaaatatatatacatatgtatatatatatatatatatattatatatatatatatatatatatatatatatataatatatatatatatatatatatatatatatatatatatatatatatatatatatatatatatatatatatatatatatatatatatatatatatatatatatatatatatataatatatatatatatatatatatatatatatatatatatatatatatatatatatatatatatatatataatatatatatatatatatataatatatatatacatatatatatatatatatatatatatatatatatatatatatatatatatatatatatatatatataaatatattatatatatatatatatatatatatatatatatatatatatatatatatatatatatatatatatatatatatatatatatatatatatatatataacatatatatacatatatctatacatatatatatactatatatatatatatatatatatatatatatatatatatctgtgtgtgtgtgtatatatatatatatatatatatatatatatatatatatatatatataatatatatatatatatatatatatataatatatatatatattagtatatatacatatatatatatatatattagtatatgtatatatatatatatatatatatatatatatatatatatatatattatatatatatatatatatatatatatatatatatatatatttatatatatataatatatatatatatatatatatatatatatatatattatatatatatattatatatatatatatatatatatatatatatatatatgtatatatatatatatatgtatatatatatatatatatgtatatatatatatatatatatatatatatatatatatatatatatatatatataatatatatatataaacatatatatacatatatcatatacatatatatatacatatatatatatatatatatatatatatatatatatatatatatatatataatatatatatatatatatatacatatatatatatatatatatatatatatatatatatatatatatacaaatacatatatatatatatatatatatatatatatatatatatatgtatatatataaatatatatgtatatatatatatatatatatatatatatatatatataatatatattataatatatatatatatatatatatatatatatatatactatatatatataaaatatatatactatatatatatataaatatatatatatatatatatatatatatatatatatatatatatatatatatatatatatatatatatatatatatatatatatatatatatatatatatatatatatacatatatatatatatatatatataatatatatatattatagtatatatatatatatatatatatatattatatatatatatatatatatatatatatatatatataatatatat from Amaranthus tricolor cultivar Red isolate AtriRed21 chromosome 3, ASM2621246v1, whole genome shotgun sequence includes:
- the LOC130808345 gene encoding photosystem II D2 protein, which produces MTIAVGKFTKDENELFDIMDDWLRRDRFVFVGWSGLLLFPCAYFALGGWFTGTTFVTSWYTHGLASSYLEGCNFLTAAVSTPANSLAHSLLLLWGPEAQGDFTRWCQLGGLWTFVALHGAFALIGFMLRQFELARSVQLRPYNAIAFSGPIAVFVSVFLIHPLGQSGWFFAPSFGVAAIFRFILFFQGFHNWTLNPFHMMGVAGVLGAALLCAIHGATVENTLFEDGDGANTFRAFNPTQAEETYSMVTANRFWSQIFRVAFSNKRWLHFFMLFVPVTGLWMSALGVVGLALNLRAYDLVSQEICAAEDPEFETFYTKNILLNEGIRAWMAAQDQPHENLIFPEEVLPQTTGFAWWAGNARLINLSGKLLGAHVAHAGLIVFWAGAMNLLEVAHFVPEKPMYEQGLILLPHLATLGWGLGPGGEVIDTFPYFVSGVLHLISSAILGFGGIYHALLGPETLEESFPFFGYVWKDRNKMTKILGIHLIFLGIGAFLLVFKALYFGGVYDTWAPGGGDVRKITNVTLSPSI